Proteins encoded in a region of the Rutidosis leptorrhynchoides isolate AG116_Rl617_1_P2 chromosome 9, CSIRO_AGI_Rlap_v1, whole genome shotgun sequence genome:
- the LOC139868390 gene encoding uncharacterized protein → MESPVPYYKGLQKHPLGITKQGRSGYEPSDTETELNEAPWNEFNKKITEKLNPSRLTRRHSSKFDPEGLPPSRKQSNSKSPYKTRKDATSSPTLGPLPLPPGRNISPFSKSERRRHVSPYKASVKSTNSDEQQVVGSYSTNKPSYNRTASAPRLRSREKDQQTKHDQWTKRRNERSKTPPLRRSITPRKDKVQGNHNHNHNHNHTPSVGEINEMIANAKLAKIPVRRGPVFDSTDSIPGGDIFFSRECTNLSSQKVTNNGFENRLSPPKQNLLMEKKAGPFQRYTTTTTNSMLTTPTSIRSSSVVSRQSGNMFSDVSGKSSGSTWKFVANRRKNQTDAWFSCIGKGACRTNNKSPDKERAFDEASFIEKAFVVESIRPFWADKHQPSSLDEFTCHKQEALKLKLMASQEILPHILLKGPQGSGRKALAMALLCAIYGDAARNEARLTQVAVPAASSAHHVELNVYLEKNAKYALMASVKQISSNHSVVPEISTVNLKPDFTVMVLYDVDKADESIQHLIKWIMDCYSDVCKLILCCEDDVDIIEPVKTRCNVIKLDAPVTHEIVEVLIQIARKENFDLSMKFASKIANKSKQNLRKAIMALEACKSHNYPFVEDQPIAIGWEDVLIDLAAKILADPSHNRLFLIRGKLQKLLVEFVHPKLILLKLIEQFLKGVEANIKRELYYWHSYYDKRLPVETSALLKLEEFVAKFMSIHRKNLHNRE, encoded by the exons ATGGAAAGCCCGGTACCGTATTACAAAGGGTTACAGAAGCATCCATTAGGGATTACGAAACAAGGACGAAGCGGATATGAACCATCTGATACTGAAACGGAGCTTAACGAAGCTCCTTGGAACGAATTTAATAAAAAGATTACTGAAAAATTGAATCCATCAAGACTTACAAGACGACACTCTTCAAAGTTTGATCCTGAAGGGCTACCACCATCAAGAAAACAAAGTAATAGTAAATCACCTTACAAAACACGTAAAGATGCCACGTCATCACCAACGTTGGGTCCACTTCCTCTTCCACCTGGCAGAAATATCAGCCCGTTTTCAAAGTCTGAGCGTAGAAGGCATGTTTCACCTTACAAAGCGTCGGTTAAAAGTACTAATAGTGATGAACAACAAGTTGTTGGATCATATAGTACTAATAAGCCAAGTTATAACAGGACAGCATCGGCACCTAGATTACGATCAAGGGAAAAAGACCAACAAACCAAACACGATCAATGGACGAAAAGAAGAAACGAAAGAAGTAAAACACCTCCTTTAAGAAGAAGCATTACGCCACGAAAAGACAAAGTACAAGGTAaccataaccataatcataatcataatcatactcctTCTGTTGGGGAGATTAATGAAATGATTGCGAACGCAAAATTGGCTAAAATTCCAGTTCGGCGGGGTCCAGTTTTCGATAGTACAGATTCTATTCCCGGAGGTGATATATTCTTTTCGCGTGAATGTACAAATTTATCATCCCAAAAGGTTACGAATAATGGGTTTGAAAATCGTCTTAGCCCCCCCAAACAGAATTTGTTGATGGAAAAGAAAGCGGGCCCGTTTCAACgctatactactactactactaatagtaTGTTAACAACACCTACAAGTATAAGATCTAGCTCTGTAGTGAGTAGGCAAAGTGGGAATATGTTTAGTGACGTGAGCGGGAAGTCAAGTGGGAGTACTTGGAAGTTTGTTGCGAATAGGCGAAAAAATCAAACGGATGCGTGGTTTTCTTGTATAGGAAAAGGAGCTTGTCGAACGAATAATAAGTCTCCGGATAAAGAAAGAGCATTTGATGAAGCGTCATTTATTGAGAAAGCGTTTGTGGTTGAGAGCATTAGACCGTTTTGGGCCGATAAGCATCAACCGTCTTCGTTGGATGAGTTCACTTGTCATAAACAAGAAGCCTTGAAACTTAAACTGATG GCGTCGCAAGAAATATTGCCGCATATTCTTTTGAAGGGGCCTCAGGGCTCGGGGAGGAAAGCGTTGGCAATGGCGCTACTATGTGCGATATATGGAGATGCTGCTCGGAAT GAAGCAAGATTGACTCAAGTAGCAGTTCCTGCAGCATCGAGCGCACACCATGTAGAGCTTAATGTGTACTTGGAGAAAAACGCTAAATACGCTCTTATGGCTTCTGTTAAGCAAATAAGTAGTAATCATTCGGTTGTTCCTGAGATCAGTACAGTCAATTTGAAGCCAGATTTTACAG taatggTCCTGTATGATGTTGACAAAGCTGATGAAAGTATTCAGCACTTGATAAAGTGGATTATGGATTGCTACTCAGATGTTTGCAAACTGATCCTTTGTTGTGAAGATGACGTCGATATTATTGAACCAGTGAAAACGCGTTGCAATGTAATCAAACTTGATGCCCCTGTAACTCATGAA ATTGTGGAAGTACTTATTCAGATAGCAAGGAAAGAAAACTTTGACTTATCAATGAAATTTGCTTCAAAGATTGCTAATAAATCCAAACAGAACTTGAGAAAAGCAATCATGGCTCTTGAAGCCTGCAAGTCTCACAA CTACCCATTTGTAGAGGATCAGCCAATTGCAATAGGATGGGAAGATGTACTTATTGACCTTGCTGCAAAGATTTTAGCAGATCCATCACATAACAG GTTATTTCTCATACGCGGAAAGCTACAAAAACTTCTGGTGGAATTTGTTCACCCAAAACTGATTCTTCTG AAACTTATTGAACAGTTCCTCAAGGGTGTTGAAGCTAATATCAAAAGGGAGCTATATTATTGGCATAGCTATTAT GATAAGAGACTCCCAGTTGAAACTAGTGCATTATTAAAGTTGGAAG AGTTTGTTGCCAAATTTATGAGTATACACAGGAAGAATTTACATAATCGTGAGTGA
- the LOC139868391 gene encoding uncharacterized protein, with translation MINSLCRQTDEGDVWRWNLASNGKFTIKELTKILEEKMLIDGKGQLETMRNNLISKKVEIFIWRAMEKRLPTLVELDKRGIDLHSIRCPICDEDVETIDHSLIFCNSVMDIWSRVYRWWGFGNMTNLSVSGAFLGNCNITCSELGTKIWQAIEWTCGYLIWRNRNNKIFKNKSWNAPTALSEIQILSFDWISRRLKDRKIDWHVWLTSPQEYLN, from the coding sequence ATGATTAACTCTCTTTGTAGGCAAACGGATGAAGGTGATGTTTGGCGTTGGAACTTGGCCTCAAATGGCAAATTCACAATAAAAGAACTAACTAAAATTTTGGAAGAAAAGATGTTAATCGATGGTAAAGGACAACTGGAAACAATGCGAAATAATCTCATCTCAAAGAAAGTTGAAATCTTCATTTGGCGAGCTATGGAGAAAAGACTTCCAACCTTGGTCGAATTAGATAAACGTGGAATCGACTTACACTCGATTAGATGTCCAATATGTGATGAAGATGTCGAGACAATTGACCATTCCTTAATCTTTTGCAACTCGGTTATGGATATATGGTCACGAGTTTATAGATGGTGGGGTTTCGGAAACATGACAAATCTGAGCGTAAGTGGAGCTTTTTTGGGTAATTGCAACATAACTTGTTCGGAGCTCGGGACAAAGATTTGGCAAGCGATCGAATGGACGTGCGGATACCTAATTTGGAGGAAtcgaaacaacaaaatcttcaaaaACAAATCGTGGAACGCTCCTACAGCTTTAAGTGAAATTCAAATCCTAAGTTTCGATTGGATATCAAGAAGACTCAAAGACAGGAAGATCGATTGGCATGTTTGGTTAACAAGTCCACAAGAGTATCTAAATTAA
- the LOC139868392 gene encoding uncharacterized protein — MEDYKHGDNEVREEVKRFHCDFLPYRVKRFNEFIENNKLIEITMGGKWFRRISDDGLKMSKLDRFLVTKKFLNLWNNVSAIALERKASDHCPIVLRDKIVDFGPKPFKLFNEWFFLEGVHTIRENAWKIKVKGHRQDCVF; from the coding sequence ATGGAAGACTACAAACATGGAGACAATGAAGTCAGAGAAGAGGTGAAAAGATTCCACTGTGATTTCTTACCTTACCGTGTGAAGAGATTCAACGAGTTTATAGAAAATAACAAGTTAATTGAAATAACCATGGGAGGAAAATGGTTTAGACGAATAAGTGACGATGGGTTGAAGATGAGCAAACTCGACCGGTTTTTGGTTACTAAAAAATTCCTTAATCTTTGGAACAATGTGTCGGCTATTGCACTTGAAAGGAAAGCTTCCGACCACTGCCCAATTGTACTTCGAGATAAGATTGTTGATTTCGGTCCAAAGCCATTTAAACTTTTCAATGAATGGTTTTTCTTAGAAGGTGTACACACAATTAGAGAAAATGCATGGAAAATCAAGGTTAAGGGTCATAGACAAGATTGTGTTTTCTAA